A portion of the Punica granatum isolate Tunisia-2019 chromosome 7, ASM765513v2, whole genome shotgun sequence genome contains these proteins:
- the LOC116215384 gene encoding uncharacterized protein LOC116215384 isoform X1 has translation MSRNWVVPVLILAVLFGGVSSASASPPAKIISSAVSNVVSALVKWLWSLQSTPKTEVSGRSMMKFEGGYTVETVFDGSKLGIEPYSIEVSGDGELLVLDSDNSNIYKISIPLSSHSRPKLVAGSPEGYSGHVDGRAREGRLNHPKGLAVDDRGNIYIADAMNMAIRKISDLGISTIAGGKWGRGGGHVDGPSEDAKFSNDFDVFYVGISCSLMVVDRGDQAIREIQLHQDDCNSHEDGGSFHLGVAVLVAAGFFGYMLALLQQRVRAMFSSKNDLRAPIVKKTCSPMPPYQMPPKSVRAPFIPPEDDNESEETDDGLFISAAKLIINTGSSMAEIIAGLFTSSSRRTKARNYPRQETFFIPEEDEPPPMEPRGRAPHLKRTYPFTTYNEMERSETSGQIHAPGGNNWPVGDYRRPQPEVHQQQPLAQHRQQHHSRHFSSNPQTYYEKNCETNEVVFGAVQEQDGRREAMVIKAVDYGDPMYNHHNIRSRSINYMGYSNGY, from the exons ATGAGCAGAAATTGGGTTGTTCCTGTTCTCATTCTTGCTGTTCTTTTCGGCGGGGTCTCATCAGCTTCAGCCTCTCCACCCGCAA AGATAATTAGTAGTGCGGTCTCAAACGTGGTGTCGGCACTTGTCAAGTGGCTTTGGTCGCTTCAGTCCACACCCAAAACAG AGGTTTCTGGCCGTTCAATGATGAAGTTCGAGGGTGGATACACAGTCGAGACGGTTTTTGATGGAAGCAAGCTCGGAATTGAACCATACTCCATTGAGGTGTCCGGTGATGGGGAGCTTCTAGTGCTGGACTCTGATAACAGTAACATCTACAAGATCTCGATTCCATTGTCTAGCC ATAGCAGGCCTAAGCTCGTTGCTGGGTCGCCCGAAGGTTATTCAGGTCATGTGGACGGGAGGGCCCGAGAAGGAAGACTGAACCATCCCAAGGGTCTAGCAGTCGATGACAGAGGCAACATTTACATCGCTGATGCAATGAATATGGCCATTCGGAAGATCAGTGATTTGG GGATATCAACAATAGCCGGCGGAAAATGGGGCCGAGGAGGAGGCCATGTGGATGGTCCGAGTGAGGATGCGAAGTTCTCAAATGACTTTGATGTGTTTTATGTGGGCATCAGTTGTTCTCTTATGGTAGTAGACAGAGGAGACCAAGCTATTCGAGAAATTCAGCTTCATCAAGACGATTGTAATTCCCATGAAGATGGTGGCAGTTTCCATCTAG GAGTAGCAGTGCTTGTTGCTGCTGGATTTTTCGGTTACATGCTTGCACTGCTGCAGCAAAGGGTTCGAGCGATGTTTTCTTCCAAGAAT GATTTAAGAGCTCCAATAGTGAAGAAGACATGTTCACCGATGCCACCATATCAGATGCCGCCTAAATCAGTCAGGGCCCCATTTATTCCGCCGGAGGATGATAATGAATCCGAAGAGACCGACGACGGCCTCTTTATTTCTGCTGCGAAGCTCATCATCAACACTGGCTCATCCATGGCTGAAATAATCGCGGGGCTGTTCACGAGTTCTTCCAGGAGGACGAAGGCCCGCAATTATCCAAGACAGGAGACCTTTTTTATCCCCGAGGAGGACGAGCCGCCTCCTATGGAACCGCGAGGCCGAGCTCCGCATCTCAAGAGAACCTACCCGTTTACGACTTACAATGAGATGGAAAGGAGTGAAACTTCGGGGCAAATCCATGCCCCAGGTGGTAATAATTGGCCAGTCGGAGACTACCGCAGGCCCCAACCCGAAGTACATCAGCAGCAGCCATTGGCTCAGCACAGGCAACAACATCACAGCAG GCACTTCTCGTCGAACCCTCAGACATACTACGAGAAGAACTGCGAGACAAATGAGGTCGTGTTTGGAGCTGTCCAGGAACAAGACGGGCGGAGAGAGGCAATGGTGATAAAAGCCGTCGATTATGGAGACCCGATGTATAACCACCACAACATACGGTCACGATCGATCAATTACATGGGCTACTCCAACGGATACTGA
- the LOC116215384 gene encoding uncharacterized protein LOC116215384 isoform X2, producing MSRNWVVPVLILAVLFGGVSSASASPPAKIISSAVSNVVSALVKWLWSLQSTPKTEVSGRSMMKFEGGYTVETVFDGSKLGIEPYSIEVSGDGELLVLDSDNSNIYKISIPLSSHSRPKLVAGSPEGYSGHVDGRAREGRLNHPKGLAVDDRGNIYIADAMNMAIRKISDLGISTIAGGKWGRGGGHVDGPSEDAKFSNDFDVFYVGISCSLMVVDRGDQAIREIQLHQDDCNSHEDGGSFHLGVAVLVAAGFFGYMLALLQQRVRAMFSSKNDLRAPIVKKTCSPMPPYQMPPKSVRAPFIPPEDDNESEETDDGLFISAAKLIINTGSSMAEIIAGLFTSSSRRTKARNYPRQETFFIPEEDEPPPMEPRGRAPHLKRTYPFTTYNEMERSETSGQIHAPGGNNWPVGDYRRPQPEVHQQQPLAQHRQQHHSSSHSSTLYRLRTDSCSLHYRQALLVEPSDILREELRDK from the exons ATGAGCAGAAATTGGGTTGTTCCTGTTCTCATTCTTGCTGTTCTTTTCGGCGGGGTCTCATCAGCTTCAGCCTCTCCACCCGCAA AGATAATTAGTAGTGCGGTCTCAAACGTGGTGTCGGCACTTGTCAAGTGGCTTTGGTCGCTTCAGTCCACACCCAAAACAG AGGTTTCTGGCCGTTCAATGATGAAGTTCGAGGGTGGATACACAGTCGAGACGGTTTTTGATGGAAGCAAGCTCGGAATTGAACCATACTCCATTGAGGTGTCCGGTGATGGGGAGCTTCTAGTGCTGGACTCTGATAACAGTAACATCTACAAGATCTCGATTCCATTGTCTAGCC ATAGCAGGCCTAAGCTCGTTGCTGGGTCGCCCGAAGGTTATTCAGGTCATGTGGACGGGAGGGCCCGAGAAGGAAGACTGAACCATCCCAAGGGTCTAGCAGTCGATGACAGAGGCAACATTTACATCGCTGATGCAATGAATATGGCCATTCGGAAGATCAGTGATTTGG GGATATCAACAATAGCCGGCGGAAAATGGGGCCGAGGAGGAGGCCATGTGGATGGTCCGAGTGAGGATGCGAAGTTCTCAAATGACTTTGATGTGTTTTATGTGGGCATCAGTTGTTCTCTTATGGTAGTAGACAGAGGAGACCAAGCTATTCGAGAAATTCAGCTTCATCAAGACGATTGTAATTCCCATGAAGATGGTGGCAGTTTCCATCTAG GAGTAGCAGTGCTTGTTGCTGCTGGATTTTTCGGTTACATGCTTGCACTGCTGCAGCAAAGGGTTCGAGCGATGTTTTCTTCCAAGAAT GATTTAAGAGCTCCAATAGTGAAGAAGACATGTTCACCGATGCCACCATATCAGATGCCGCCTAAATCAGTCAGGGCCCCATTTATTCCGCCGGAGGATGATAATGAATCCGAAGAGACCGACGACGGCCTCTTTATTTCTGCTGCGAAGCTCATCATCAACACTGGCTCATCCATGGCTGAAATAATCGCGGGGCTGTTCACGAGTTCTTCCAGGAGGACGAAGGCCCGCAATTATCCAAGACAGGAGACCTTTTTTATCCCCGAGGAGGACGAGCCGCCTCCTATGGAACCGCGAGGCCGAGCTCCGCATCTCAAGAGAACCTACCCGTTTACGACTTACAATGAGATGGAAAGGAGTGAAACTTCGGGGCAAATCCATGCCCCAGGTGGTAATAATTGGCCAGTCGGAGACTACCGCAGGCCCCAACCCGAAGTACATCAGCAGCAGCCATTGGCTCAGCACAGGCAACAACATCACAGCAG TAGTCATTCAAGTACATTATATCGGCTCAGGACCGACTCATGCAGTCTGCACTATCGACAGGCACTTCTCGTCGAACCCTCAGACATACTACGAGAAGAACTGCGAGACAAATGA
- the LOC116215384 gene encoding uncharacterized protein LOC116215384 isoform X3, whose translation MSRNWVVPVLILAVLFGGVSSASASPPAKIISSAVSNVVSALVKWLWSLQSTPKTEVSGRSMMKFEGGYTVETVFDGSKLGIEPYSIEVSGDGELLVLDSDNSNIYKISIPLSSHSRPKLVAGSPEGYSGHVDGRAREGRLNHPKGLAVDDRGNIYIADAMNMAIRKISDLGISTIAGGKWGRGGGHVDGPSEDAKFSNDFDVFYVGISCSLMVVDRGDQAIREIQLHQDDCNSHEDGGSFHLGVAVLVAAGFFGYMLALLQQRVRAMFSSKNDLRAPIVKKTCSPMPPYQMPPKSVRAPFIPPEDDNESEETDDGLFISAAKLIINTGSSMAEIIAGLFTSSSRRTKARNYPRQETFFIPEEDEPPPMEPRGRAPHLKRTYPFTTYNEMERSETSGQIHAPGGNNWPVGDYRRPQPEVHQQQPLAQHRQQHHSRTDSCSLHYRQALLVEPSDILREELRDK comes from the exons ATGAGCAGAAATTGGGTTGTTCCTGTTCTCATTCTTGCTGTTCTTTTCGGCGGGGTCTCATCAGCTTCAGCCTCTCCACCCGCAA AGATAATTAGTAGTGCGGTCTCAAACGTGGTGTCGGCACTTGTCAAGTGGCTTTGGTCGCTTCAGTCCACACCCAAAACAG AGGTTTCTGGCCGTTCAATGATGAAGTTCGAGGGTGGATACACAGTCGAGACGGTTTTTGATGGAAGCAAGCTCGGAATTGAACCATACTCCATTGAGGTGTCCGGTGATGGGGAGCTTCTAGTGCTGGACTCTGATAACAGTAACATCTACAAGATCTCGATTCCATTGTCTAGCC ATAGCAGGCCTAAGCTCGTTGCTGGGTCGCCCGAAGGTTATTCAGGTCATGTGGACGGGAGGGCCCGAGAAGGAAGACTGAACCATCCCAAGGGTCTAGCAGTCGATGACAGAGGCAACATTTACATCGCTGATGCAATGAATATGGCCATTCGGAAGATCAGTGATTTGG GGATATCAACAATAGCCGGCGGAAAATGGGGCCGAGGAGGAGGCCATGTGGATGGTCCGAGTGAGGATGCGAAGTTCTCAAATGACTTTGATGTGTTTTATGTGGGCATCAGTTGTTCTCTTATGGTAGTAGACAGAGGAGACCAAGCTATTCGAGAAATTCAGCTTCATCAAGACGATTGTAATTCCCATGAAGATGGTGGCAGTTTCCATCTAG GAGTAGCAGTGCTTGTTGCTGCTGGATTTTTCGGTTACATGCTTGCACTGCTGCAGCAAAGGGTTCGAGCGATGTTTTCTTCCAAGAAT GATTTAAGAGCTCCAATAGTGAAGAAGACATGTTCACCGATGCCACCATATCAGATGCCGCCTAAATCAGTCAGGGCCCCATTTATTCCGCCGGAGGATGATAATGAATCCGAAGAGACCGACGACGGCCTCTTTATTTCTGCTGCGAAGCTCATCATCAACACTGGCTCATCCATGGCTGAAATAATCGCGGGGCTGTTCACGAGTTCTTCCAGGAGGACGAAGGCCCGCAATTATCCAAGACAGGAGACCTTTTTTATCCCCGAGGAGGACGAGCCGCCTCCTATGGAACCGCGAGGCCGAGCTCCGCATCTCAAGAGAACCTACCCGTTTACGACTTACAATGAGATGGAAAGGAGTGAAACTTCGGGGCAAATCCATGCCCCAGGTGGTAATAATTGGCCAGTCGGAGACTACCGCAGGCCCCAACCCGAAGTACATCAGCAGCAGCCATTGGCTCAGCACAGGCAACAACATCACAGCAG GACCGACTCATGCAGTCTGCACTATCGACAGGCACTTCTCGTCGAACCCTCAGACATACTACGAGAAGAACTGCGAGACAAATGA